The Intestinibaculum porci DNA window TTCAATATATTAGCATAAATGATAACCGATGTTACCATCGGTTATGCACATGTCTGATCACAGATACAAGGCTCTTTCTCACTTAACAGATCACCCAATACAGCCTGTAAATGGGCAATGTTTTCTGTATTTAAAGAATAATAGGTATTCTTGCCAACACGACGATCATTCACCAATCCCGCTTCGACAAGAATCTTCATATCATGAGATAAAGTCGGCTGAGTAATATGAAACTCTTCAAGAATTTTACAGGCACATAACTCACCGCAGGAAAGCATATCCATAATCCGTAAACGTTTTGGTTCCGCTATTGCTTTGAGTATCTTTGCTGTATCTGTATAAATCTTTTCCATGACCTTTCACCTCATATTGAAATACTTTCTATGTTCATTTTAGTGTTCTTAATCCTATTTTGCAAGTATATTAATATGTAAATCACTCATAGCATATAAGACTGCCTGCCCTGCAATAGTCATTGTTTGTCCTTCAGCATGACAGTAAAGAACTCCGCCGCGCGCACTTGCCTGATAAGCAGTGAAATCATGCTGGTGAAGCTTACTTACCCAATAAGGGATAATATGGCAATGACCAGAACCGCAGACAGGATCTTCTGGAATCGCTAGTTTGGGCCCAAAACTGCGAGAAACGCAGTCATAGTCATTTCCTTTACTAGTGACATGGACCATTAAGCCTGGTAACTGTAATAGTTTCTCCTGATCAGGTGTGATCTGACGAATCGTATTTTCATCATCATAGACAAGTAAAAGATCACGGCCTAAATAAGCTTCTGTAGGCATTACCCCTAAAGCCTCTTCCATCGCTTTTTTAACGGGCGTAGGTATTAACGCATAAGCCGGGAAAGTCATCACATAGCGATCATTTTGACGTTTAACCATAAGCTCACCGCTTAATGTCTGAAAACGTATTTCTGTCTTTTTAGGGCAAATATACTTTAGCATTACAAAAGCGCTCGCTAAGGTCGCATGACCACATAAATCAATTTCTCCGCCAGGGGTAAACCAGCGCAAATGATGACCAACCAGAAAGGCCGTTTCGGAAAAACGGTTCTCTCTGGTAATTGCCATTAACAGCTCATCAGGCAGCCACTCATCTAATAAGCAGACTGCCGCCTGATTGCCATGAAATAAGGTATCGGTAAAAGCGTCGACGATATATTGTTTGATCATAACTGTTTTAATGTCTCTTCCACATCATCTAAGATGTCATTAAACTTCGTTAAGGCTCTTTCTACGGGAGCGCTTGTCGTGAAGTCAACACCTGCATGTTTTAATTCATCAAGTGGATATGCACTGCCGCCCATCGATAAGAATTCTAAGTATTTCTTCACCGCTGTGTCACCATCTTTTAAGATCGCTTCTGATAAGGCTACCGCTGCCGAATAGCTAGTCGCATATTTATAAACATAGAACGGACGATAGAAATGAGGGATACGTGCCCATTCATAAGCCACTTCATCATCAATGACTAAGTCATCACCAAAGTAATCATGAATTAAGCCTTTGTATAAATGATTGAGTGCCTCAGCGGTTAAAGCTTCCCCACGTTCGGCCATCGAATGGGCTTCTCTTTCAAATTCAGCGAACATCGTCTGACGATAAACAGTTCCTTTAAAGCCTTCCAGATAATGATTGAGTAAGGCTAAACGTTCCTTTGGTTCAGTCGTTTTCGCGAGCAGCTGTTCAATCAGTAAGTTTTCATTGACTGTGGAAGCCACTTCGGCCACAAATAATGTATAATCTGCATTTTGCGGCTGCTGGTGATGATTGGATAACCAGGTATGCTGGGAATGTCCCATTTCATGAGCAATGGTGCTGACACTGTCTAATGTCCCCGTAAAGCTGGTTAAAATATAAGGATTAGAATCATACGTCCCGCTAGAGAAAGCCCCACCGCGTTTGCCGGCGTTTGGATAAACGTCGATCCAGCGATCCTGATAAGCCTGTTTCACTCTATTGACATAATCTTCACCAAGCGGAGCAACAGCATCTAAGACCATCTGCTTAGCTTCTTCATAAGTATACTTCTTAGAAGATCCCGCCACTAATGGCGTATAAACATCATAGTAATGTAATTCCTCTAAGCCTAAGATCTGTTTTCTTAAACGAACATAGCGATACATCGCTGGCATAAACTTTCTGACCGTATCTACTAAACCATCATAAACAGATACTGGCACATGTTCTTCCGCCATGCTCATAGCTCGGGAAGAGTCAAAATGACGTACCTGCGCCGAAGCTGCTGCTTCCTTAACGCAGGCATTATAGGTCTGCGCAAAGGTATTGATATGCTGACGGAAGCCTTTATAGAAGCTTTCAAAAGCATTCTTTCTTAAGACACGATCTTCATTCATCTGTAATAAAATGTAATTAGACTGTGTCACTTCATGAGCTTCACCGTTGGCATCTAATGCATCATCAAAAACCATATCTGCATCCTGCAGGCTTTCACTGATCTTTCCTGGTGCACCTAAAACTTCCGTAAAGGATGCTAATAAAGCTTCTTCTTTAGCGGATAAGACATGAGGCTTTTCATCTAATAATTTCTGCATATAAAATGCATAAGGAGCTAACTGTTCATCCTTCACAATGGCTTTTAGCGTTTCTTCATCTAACGATAAGATTTCTGGCTGGGCAAAGCTGGTAGCCTGGGCATACTTTGTATAAACAGCATAAGCTTTCGCTTCCATCGCCTGTCCAGCGCTTTGTCTGGTATCTTCACAGTTACGTAAGGATGCATAACAGAAGTAATTAGAAAGTAATCTTCCTAACTGGGTATCTTCATCGAGAAAAGCTCTGATTGTTTTTGCATTATTAAGCTTTCCTTGATACTTACTAATTTTGGTAATACATTCTTCAATTTCAGTAACCGCCTGACTCCATTCTTCATCATTTTTATATAAAGTTGATAAATCCCACATATACTGAGGATCCATATCTTTACGTTCTTTAATTGTATTTGACATATGTTCACTCTCCTTTGATATGAGTATACACCATCTTTGTTTGAAACACATATGAATGACTCATTATCTTTTCAAATCGTGTTCTAAAAAAAGATAAGACATCGTCTTACCTTAAATATGTGCTTTGAGGAATTCTGCCACAATGTTGAGCACGGTATCATTATTAAAGCCAAGGAAACCATGGTTCGCATCATTGATCTTATAAAAAGTCACATCTTTCCCAAGGGATTTCATAGATTGATAAAGAAAGACGCTTTGCGAAAAAGGCACCAGCATATCACGACTGCCATGCATGATCAAAAGTGGTGGTGTGTCCTGATCAGCAGAAAAATAGCGCATCGGTATCGTCGCTTCCACAAGTTCGGGATGTTCTAAGACATTTTTCTGCCCAATTTCAAACCCTTCTGGACTTTGTGGATCATAGTGATTCTGGGCACTGGCATAATAGTTCATTAGTGAAAAAATGGTTGGACCATACAAATCAACGATACAGTTCACCGCTGCTGAAACATGCTCATCATCCTCGCTTACTGGTGGCCGATCACCGGAAAGCCGGCAATTAAAGCGGTGTGAGCTCCAGAAGAGTCGCCGCCAAGGGCGATATGGTTGGAATCAATATGATAGCGTACCGCCTCTTGACGTAAAAAACGAATAGCGGCTTTCGTATCCTGCACCTGAGCTGGGAATGGGGCAAATTCTGAAGGACGATATTCTACAATGGCGATCGCAAATCCTTTTTCAGCTAAGCGTATTAAACGGGAAATACTATTCCACAGCCACTGCTGATGAAAAGCCGATCCCTGCACATAAACAAGACATGGCTATTGTTTCTCTTGTTTATGGTTATCCTTAGGTTCCAAGATAATCAGATGGAGGGGCTTTTTTTCTCCTGTTTTCTCATGCGTGCGGACACAATACACAACATCCGTATGGATATCCACCAGATATCCATATTCATCTTTTAAAGCATTAAGTTCTATGCATCCTTCTGGCACTTCCTCATCATGGGGAAATAAAGATGGATCAGCTGTATGCAGTGGCTCTTGTAAAGAGCGCTGCGTCCTTATTTTTTGGGGATCAAACATAACCATTACCTCTTTCCTTATCGTTTGTAAACAATACTTCTTATTTATATCTTGCCAAAAATAATAGGCTTAATCAAAGTCATTATTTTTACAATATGTTCCGTATTTGTCTTTCCTCATGGGCACAAAAAAACTGCAGAAAGGGTAAGGATCCGCTTTCTACAGTCTGAAATTTCCGATCTATTTGATCATTAAATCTTTAAACCAGCCTGATAACCTTCTTGAATAGCCGTTAAAGCATTACCTGCTTTGACAGCACTGCCTACAGTGACAACTTCATCGCAATATTTTTGAGCCAACTCAGTTAATGGATCATAAGCGCGATAACCAAACGCAGAAACAACAGTATGAGCCTCTATTGTGACATCTTTCCCGTCTTTTTCATAAACGACATGATCAGCGGTGATTTCTTTCACTTTCGCATTTGTAACTGTGCGCACATGCTGCTGTGTCATCATATCAAGTAAACACTGCTTGGTAATAGGCATCATATCTTTTAAGATTTCTGGCATCATTTCTAATACAGTGACAGGACCATTCGTATGGGAAATAAATTCTGCAGTTTCACAGCCGACTTCAGAACTTCTCCTATTTTCTGTTCTTTATGGGACAGGCGCCCGAGTGAGTGAATTGATTTCCATCCATGTTTCTGATCTTAGATTAGACAAAGAGCACTCAATGATTGTACTCCATGGCAAAGGAAACAAAGTGCGCAGACTGCCGATCTCTAAAGATCTTAGCACGATGATAACATGTTATTTAAAAGGTGATGATTATGTAGACTGGGATAGCCTTGGCTATCTATTCTATTCACAGCAGCACGCACCTTATACAAGATTTGCAATCAATTATATGATAAACAGCTGGAAAAAAGGTGTGAATGAAATCTATCCTAATGTTCTTCCTGAACATATTCATCCACATATGATCAGACATTCAAATGCAACGCATCTTCTCGATGAAAGTGTAGATCTCTATGAGATCAAAATGTTTTTAGGTCATGCCAGCATTGAAACCACTCAAATCTATGCAACCCCAGATTTAGGAAAAATCAAAGTAGATATTGAGAAAGCTGCAGCAAATATTCAGATAAATAATAAATATGATGAACTTAAAACAGGAGAGCTGATAAATTTCTTAGAGAACCTAATTAACAAATAATTATGTTAAGTATTATGGCGAAAATTCCCTTTAAAATGGGAATTTACCGCCAAAACTTAACATAAACAAAAAAAGCATGTGCAATTCACAAAGACCAATCCTGTTTATAGACTGGTCTTCATTATTTTACTTTCTTTTCATAATCGCCATAATAGCACCGATAACAGCAACAACAATTATAACACCCATAATTATGTCCTTTTAACTTAGCTGTATTACATCTCCCATTTGTTTATCCAATACTTCAACAATGTTTATAAAGTATTAATTTATATAATATTAGCTGAATCCATTGTTTTCCGTAGATACACGAAAGACAGCTTCATTGATATTTTTCAAATCCGGATTCTCTTATTTTATTGAAAGTTTCTTCATATTGATAAGAGGAATTAAATAACTACTGCAGACTATTAAAATCATGCAGATCACATCAGGGAGATAAACCGGACGATAGACAAAGATATCAACATGGATAAAACTATGGCTCAAGTAAGAGAATAAAAGACCATTGGTTATTGATAATACAAAAAGAATGACAATGCCATGGATCATACTATTTGTAAGGATTAACTTCTTAAGTGATGAAGGAGTCATGCCTAAGGTCCTTAAAATCATCAGTTCTTCTTGATAGTAATAGAGATCACCACTCAGTAATGAGACATACAGTAACGTTCCAATCAGGACAAATAATCCATAGATTATTGTGGCAATAACACTATAAAAAGCTTTTGCATGAGTAATATAAGCGTTGACATCATCTCTTGTTAGACTATATAAGTGTAAGGATGTTAAATATCTTTTAAGGGACCTTGTATCTCCTTTAGTATCAAAAAGTAAGCGTCGTGGCTGATCCGGATGAATCTTCTGATAAGCTTGAGTAGGCAAATAGAACGTAACTTCACTCCCATAAGTAACGACATTACGTTCTTCGCTAACGGTCGGATTCATCGCGCAGATAGCCATAATTTTATAGGAATAACGTTTACTTTTTCGTGTTATATGAATAGTTTCACCAACATGAAAATATCTTTTGGTGTGGTTCACTTTCCCATCATTTGCTAAAAGGGTATGGCGATCATAATCTAAGCCATAAATAATATACTTACCGCTTTTCAACTTTTTTTCATCGATATGACCACTCAGTACCTTCATTTTATGAAGAACATAGGCATCGGCTCCATATAAGTTAAAAGCGTAAGTGTGCTTTTTGATCTTGGGATAGACATCACCCGTTACTGGTGATGTTGCTGGAAGCTTTACCTCCAAGCCAATAGAATGATCTAGGTTATAATATAATGCACCACCTATTTGATATTCAGGACGCTTCTTTATATTATTGATCACCTGACTTGATAGAGTTTCTTGAGGTGATAAATCAACATCAGGATCAAAGTCAGAGATAATAATAGGATCAATCTTAGTGACTAAACAATCACTCTTTAATAACATTTTGTTATATTGAGCAGCATCTAGACTCGCTGCAAAAGTAAAAAGAAAGCTTAATCCCACTGTGCCAATGACGATAAGCAAGATAATGGTATTGATATAACGTATATGACTTAAGAAATTTTTTAAGTAGATATTATGTACTTGAGAATGTTTTTCTACGCGTTCCCGTGGTTCCTTTACAACTATATTTAAATCAATAATAACTATTAATATCAGAAAAAGATTCAACCCTATCATCAGTCCACAAGCTTTTAATAAGGTCAGAAACGGTATATGTATGACTATCCCGGCAATAATAGAACCAGTAAAACTTACAATAGTAGCAACTAAGACAATGGCTTTGATGGCCAGTAAAGCTTCTTTGACAAATAAACTGCCGACTTCTTCAATCGTGAAGCCAATCAGTCTTAATTGTTTGATTTCATCATTTCGCCATGTAGTCTTTAAATGAAGAAACATGCATAAAAACAAGCTGTTAAAGACTGTTAATATAATTACTATGGGAAAGAAAAAACGATGGAGATAAAGCGTATAAAAACTATTTGGCTCGACATAAAAGTAAAGCAAGCTCCCCCCTAAAAGAACATTGAGTAAACACATCCATACACTCATAACCTGAAATGGCAGATAGCTATGTTTATAAACATCATAGTATCGCCTTGATAATTCTTTAAGTACATTCATAGAGATCGCTCCTTTAAAGATGTTTTTTACGACAAATATTATGCAATTGAGGTAAAAATAATAAATTGGTATTTAAGTTAAAATTAAACAACCGTTTTTTGATATTTATATAATCAGGAAGACTACATCAAAAAATTTGAATATATAAGATGTAATAATAAAATATTTAATTATATGTTCTTTTCTATACGAAATTAGAATTTCATTCACTGTTCGATTAAGGATCAAAGGTTTGATGCCTTTATATAAAAGCTGGTTATATGCTTGAATTGTTTCACTATTTGTTCTAATAAAGTTATAATAAAAATAATTAAGGCAACAGCAAAAGAATAGAATAATAGTCTTTCCTGATTAGGCATAGTAAAATTAAAAAAAACATACTTTAATAAATGCCTTTCTCCAAAAAATCCCTTCTATAATCATTATTTCTTTTTCAAACAAAGATTGAATATCATTTAAGGTAAAGCCTAATATCCTTAATTGATGTATTAGTAAATGTTCCCAACTCATTTTCATATCTAAAGCAGAATTTAATACATAAACTTCCAAACCAGAGCTTAATAACAACTCAAATAAGTATGGCGTATTCAATATTCCTGATTCTATTTTAGTATAACTTACAATTAAGCTATAAATATCTATAATAAGTATATATAATATTAGAGCAAAGAATAATGGTATATATTTCCACTTATATTTCATAAAATTTCTTTTAATGATTAATAATTTCATTCTTGATATCCTTTACAATTTTTCCATCTTCTATAGTAATAATTCGATTAGTATATTGGGTCAAAAATTTATTGTGTGTTATCATTATAATTGTTTGTTTAAATTCTTCATTTAATTTCTTTAGAAGTTTAACTGTATTAATAGAATTTTTGTGATCTAAGCTTCCCGTCGGCTCATCTGCTAATACAATTTTTGGTTTAGTCATAAGTGCTCGAGCAATAGCAACTCTTTGTTGTTGTCCTCCCGACATTTGAATAGGATATTTTTGCATTTGATTTTCTATTTCTAAATATTTAATTATTTGATTTAAATACTGTTTGTCTATATCCTTGTTAGAAATTTTACAAGGCAAAGTGATATTTTCATACCCAGTTAACATATTTAGTAAATTAAACTTTTGAAATACAATACCAATATTTTCCCTTCTCATTATTGTCAAATCAGGTTCTTCCAACTCAGTAATATCCTTACCATTTATGCTAATCTCACCTGAAGTTGGTTTAAGGATTCCAGACATCAATTCAATTAATGTTGTTTTCCCACTTCCTGATGCGCCTAAAATAGAAACAAATTGACCCTCTTCAATTGTTAAATTGATACCATCAATTGCTTTAACGAGGTTATCGTTATTCCCATAATATTTCTTTAAGCCTTCTATTTTTAAAATAATTTCACTCATAAAATAGTCCTCACTATTAATATATTTACACAAATTAATTTAAAGAGAAATCACTCTCAACCACAAAGTACTAATTAATACTTTAAACACAGATACTTGAATAATATCGCTTATCGTTATACCTACTCATTCCATTATTTTTAAAATTGTATAAGGACAATAGCTACATATTAAATTACACTTTTGTGTTTCCTGAAGTATTTGATGAGATAAACAAGTTTCTAACAGGAATTTTAATCTTTCATATTTATATTTTTCCATAACGCCAGATTTTCCAAAAGTTGTAGAAAAGTAACATAACTATCACATCCTTTATTACCTTTTCATTTCACTATTCTAATTCCTTCTCCGATAAAAAAAAGAATTACAGTATGAACGTCACATATATATGATGAACGTCATAACTGTAAATCTTTTTCTAAAGAATAACTATTGTTTGGAAAATCCCATTATTACAACTATATTGAATATCCCCATTATGTTTTTTTACTATGTCTTCGACATTTTTCAATCCATAACCATGTTCTGTATGATTAATTTTAGTTATTTGAGGGCGCTTACTAATTTTTTTATTTACATTACAGGAGTTTCTTATTTTTAACAAAAAGTGTCCTTGTAAAGTCTTAACAACAATTTCTAAATCTTTATCTCCCGGTACCATTGAAGCAGCTTCAATGGCATTGGAAAGTAAATTTGAGAAAAGAATGCATAATTCGAATATCTCAATTTCAATATGATCATGAGCATCAAATGTAAACTGCCAGTTAATTGACGCAATCTCAGCTTTTTTTCGATAATGATCAATAATTGAATCTACGCTTGAAATATAAATGTACTGATGAATATTTTCTATAGATATGAAATTCTCCATTTGCTTTAAATAACTTCTTAAATCATCAACTTTATGTTCCTTGGCTAAAGAATCCAATATAAGCAAATGTGACTTTAAATCATGCCTTAGTTTTCTACGCTGTTCATCCTCTAATATGAGCTTTCTATAATAGTTTTCCTGATTAATTAAATAATCATTATATCTTGCATTATATAATCTAAATTGAAAGTTCTTCGCTTCTGTGAATTGATGAATAATAAAAAGGACAAAGAAAATGAATGTTCCCAATAAACTTAAAACCTCTAATAGCTCGCATTTCTCTTGGGTAAATACAAATCCGTTTTCCATAACATATTGGGAAAATGAAACTGTTGTTAACAAACTGATCCCACCGATCAAAGCAATTGCATACTGAGCCTTTGTTTTAAAAAAAGGTGTTTCCATTTTATCAGCGATCAAAAAGTACAATAT harbors:
- a CDS encoding ABC transporter ATP-binding protein; translated protein: MSEIILKIEGLKKYYGNNDNLVKAIDGINLTIEEGQFVSILGASGSGKTTLIELMSGILKPTSGEISINGKDITELEEPDLTIMRRENIGIVFQKFNLLNMLTGYENITLPCKISNKDIDKQYLNQIIKYLEIENQMQKYPIQMSGGQQQRVAIARALMTKPKIVLADEPTGSLDHKNSINTVKLLKKLNEEFKQTIIMITHNKFLTQYTNRIITIEDGKIVKDIKNEIINH
- a CDS encoding ABC transporter permease family protein — its product is MNVLKELSRRYYDVYKHSYLPFQVMSVWMCLLNVLLGGSLLYFYVEPNSFYTLYLHRFFFPIVIILTVFNSLFLCMFLHLKTTWRNDEIKQLRLIGFTIEEVGSLFVKEALLAIKAIVLVATIVSFTGSIIAGIVIHIPFLTLLKACGLMIGLNLFLILIVIIDLNIVVKEPRERVEKHSQVHNIYLKNFLSHIRYINTIILLIVIGTVGLSFLFTFAASLDAAQYNKMLLKSDCLVTKIDPIIISDFDPDVDLSPQETLSSQVINNIKKRPEYQIGGALYYNLDHSIGLEVKLPATSPVTGDVYPKIKKHTYAFNLYGADAYVLHKMKVLSGHIDEKKLKSGKYIIYGLDYDRHTLLANDGKVNHTKRYFHVGETIHITRKSKRYSYKIMAICAMNPTVSEERNVVTYGSEVTFYLPTQAYQKIHPDQPRRLLFDTKGDTRSLKRYLTSLHLYSLTRDDVNAYITHAKAFYSVIATIIYGLFVLIGTLLYVSLLSGDLYYYQEELMILRTLGMTPSSLKKLILTNSMIHGIVILFVLSITNGLLFSYLSHSFIHVDIFVYRPVYLPDVICMILIVCSSYLIPLINMKKLSIK
- a CDS encoding ArsR/SmtB family transcription factor produces the protein MEKIYTDTAKILKAIAEPKRLRIMDMLSCGELCACKILEEFHITQPTLSHDMKILVEAGLVNDRRVGKNTYYSLNTENIAHLQAVLGDLLSEKEPCICDQTCA
- a CDS encoding tyrosine-type recombinase/integrase produces the protein MTGPFVWEINSAVSQPTSELLLFSVLYGTGARVSELISIHVSDLRLDKEHSMIVLHGKGNKVRRLPISKDLSTMITCYLKGDDYVDWDSLGYLFYSQQHAPYTRFAINYMINSWKKGVNEIYPNVLPEHIHPHMIRHSNATHLLDESVDLYEIKMFLGHASIETTQIYATPDLGKIKVDIEKAAANIQINNKYDELKTGELINFLENLINK
- a CDS encoding GHKL domain-containing protein; translation: MIYYIIYNLEEIIIYTLVYKALLGVKGKLFNKISPILLLISSAFELLACYYQWDILYELIIPLTAGMINCFLISNEKMKSIALFMPFNFIVSTTINITMTLVIAKVIRASQILVMNSISYGVLSEAGTIICVSILYFLIADKMETPFFKTKAQYAIALIGGISLLTTVSFSQYVMENGFVFTQEKCELLEVLSLLGTFIFFVLFIIHQFTEAKNFQFRLYNARYNDYLINQENYYRKLILEDEQRRKLRHDLKSHLLILDSLAKEHKVDDLRSYLKQMENFISIENIHQYIYISSVDSIIDHYRKKAEIASINWQFTFDAHDHIEIEIFELCILFSNLLSNAIEAASMVPGDKDLEIVVKTLQGHFLLKIRNSCNVNKKISKRPQITKINHTEHGYGLKNVEDIVKKHNGDIQYSCNNGIFQTIVIL
- the pepF gene encoding oligoendopeptidase F — translated: MSNTIKERKDMDPQYMWDLSTLYKNDEEWSQAVTEIEECITKISKYQGKLNNAKTIRAFLDEDTQLGRLLSNYFCYASLRNCEDTRQSAGQAMEAKAYAVYTKYAQATSFAQPEILSLDEETLKAIVKDEQLAPYAFYMQKLLDEKPHVLSAKEEALLASFTEVLGAPGKISESLQDADMVFDDALDANGEAHEVTQSNYILLQMNEDRVLRKNAFESFYKGFRQHINTFAQTYNACVKEAAASAQVRHFDSSRAMSMAEEHVPVSVYDGLVDTVRKFMPAMYRYVRLRKQILGLEELHYYDVYTPLVAGSSKKYTYEEAKQMVLDAVAPLGEDYVNRVKQAYQDRWIDVYPNAGKRGGAFSSGTYDSNPYILTSFTGTLDSVSTIAHEMGHSQHTWLSNHHQQPQNADYTLFVAEVASTVNENLLIEQLLAKTTEPKERLALLNHYLEGFKGTVYRQTMFAEFEREAHSMAERGEALTAEALNHLYKGLIHDYFGDDLVIDDEVAYEWARIPHFYRPFYVYKYATSYSAAVALSEAILKDGDTAVKKYLEFLSMGGSAYPLDELKHAGVDFTTSAPVERALTKFNDILDDVEETLKQL
- a CDS encoding PhzF family phenazine biosynthesis protein, which encodes MIKQYIVDAFTDTLFHGNQAAVCLLDEWLPDELLMAITRENRFSETAFLVGHHLRWFTPGGEIDLCGHATLASAFVMLKYICPKKTEIRFQTLSGELMVKRQNDRYVMTFPAYALIPTPVKKAMEEALGVMPTEAYLGRDLLLVYDDENTIRQITPDQEKLLQLPGLMVHVTSKGNDYDCVSRSFGPKLAIPEDPVCGSGHCHIIPYWVSKLHQHDFTAYQASARGGVLYCHAEGQTMTIAGQAVLYAMSDLHINILAK
- a CDS encoding prolyl oligopeptidase family serine peptidase, with the translated sequence MNCIVDLYGPTIFSLMNYYASAQNHYDPQSPEGFEIGQKNVLEHPELVEATIPMRYFSADQDTPPLLIMHGSRDMLVPFSQSVFLYQSMKSLGKDVTFYKINDANHGFLGFNNDTVLNIVAEFLKAHI